One Peromyscus leucopus breed LL Stock chromosome 6, UCI_PerLeu_2.1, whole genome shotgun sequence genomic region harbors:
- the Prkci gene encoding protein kinase C iota type isoform X2: MITHFEPSISFEGLCSEVRDMCSFDNEQPFTMKWIDEEGDPCTVSSQLELEEAFRLYELNKDSELLIHVFPCVPERPGMPCPGEDKSIYRRGARRWRKLYCANGHTFQAKRFNRRAHCAICTDRIWGLGRQGYKCINCKLLVHKKCHKLVTIECGRHSLPPEPMMPMDQSSMHPDHAQTVIPYNPSSHESLDQVGEEKEATNTRESGKASSSLGLQDFDLLRVIGRGSYAKVLLVRLKKTDRIYAMKVVKKELVNDDEDIDWVQTEKHVFEQASNHPFLVGLHSCFQTESRLFFVIEYVNGGDLMFHMQRQRKLPEEHARFYSAEISLALNYLHERGIIYRDLKLDNVLLDSEGHIKLTDYGMCKEGLRPGDTTSTFCGTPNYIAPEILRGEDYGFSVDWWALGVLMFEMMAGRSPFDIVGSSDNPDQNTEDYLFQVILEKQIRIPRSLSVKAASVLKSFLNKDPKERLGCHPQTGFADIQGHPFFRNVDWDMMEQKQVVPPFKPNISGEFGLDNFDSQFTNEPVQLTPDDDDIVRKIDQSEFEGFEYINPLLMSAEECV, from the exons GAGATCCGTGTACAGTGTCTTCTCAGTTGGAATTAGAAGAAGCTTTCCGGCtttatgagctgaacaaggattcTGAGCTCTTGATCCATG TATTTCCTTGTGTACCAGAACGCCCTGGAATGCCTTGCCCAGGAGAAGACA AATCCATTTACCGAAGAGGGGCCCGCCGGTGGAGAAAGCTTTATTGTGCAAATGGCCACACTTTTCAAGCCAAACGGTTCAACAGG CGTGCTCACTGTGCCATCTGCACAGACAGAATCTGGGGACTTGGACGACAAGGATACAAGTGCATCAATTGCAAACTTTTGGTTCATAAGAAGTGCCACAAGCTTGTCACAATTGAGTGTGGGCGGCATTCTTTGCCACCG GAACCAATGATGCCAATGGACCAGTCATCCATGCATCCAGACCATGCGCAGACAG TAATTCCATATAATCCTTCAAGTCATGAAAGTTTGGACCAAGTTGGTGAAGAAAAGGAG GCGACCAACACCAGGGAAAGTGGTAAAGCGTCATCAAGTCTGGGTCTCCAGGATTTCGATTTGCTTCGAGTTATAGGGAGAGGAAGCTATGCCAAAGTACTGTTGGTTCGATTAAAAAAAACAGATCGCATTTATGCAATGAAAGTTGTGAAAAAAGAGCTTGTCAATGATGATGAG GATATTGACTGGGTGCAGACAGAGAAGCATGTTTTTGAGCAGGCATCCAATCACCCTTTTCTTGTTGGGCTGCATTCTTGCTTCCAGACAGAAAGCAG GTTGTTCTTTGTCATAGAGTATGTCAATGGAGGGGACCTAATGTTCCACATGCAGCGACAGAGAAAGCTTCCTGAAGAGCATGCCAG GTTTTACTCTGCAGAAATCAGTCTAGCTCTAAATTATCTTCATGAGCGAGGGATCATTTATAGAGATTTGAAGTTGGACAATGTGCTGCTGGACTCTGAAGGACACATTAAACTCACGGACTATGGCATGTGTAAG GAAGGATTACGGCCTGGAGATACGACTAGCACTTTCTGTGGAACTCCCAATTACATTGCTCCTGAAATTTTAAGAGGAGAAGATtatg GCTTCAGTGTTGACTGGTGGGCTCTTGGAGTGCTCATGTTTGAGATGATGGCGGGAAGGTCTCCATTTGATATTGTTGGGAGCTCCGATAACCCCGATCAAAATACAGAGGATTATCTATTCCAAG TTATTTTGGAAAAGCAAATTCGCATACCACGTTCTCtgtctgtaaaagcagcaagtgtaCTGAAGAGTTTTCTCAACAAG GACCCAAAGGAACGATTGGGTTGTCACCCTCAAACTGGATTTGCTGACATCCAAGGACACCCATTTTTCCGAAACGTGGACTGGGACATG ATGGAGCAAAAGCAGGTGGTGCCGCCCTTTAAACCAAACATTTCTGGAGAGTTTGGTTTGGATAACTTTGACTCCCAGTTTACTAATGAACCAGTTCAGCTCACTCCAGATGATGA TGACATCGTGAGGAAGATTGATCAGTCTGAATTTGAAGGTTTTGAGTATATCAACCCTCTTTTGATGTCTGCAGAAGAATGTGTCTGA